A genomic segment from uncultured Desulfuromonas sp. encodes:
- a CDS encoding IS110 family transposase — protein sequence MTQAQDRVQQFRRLRESIRGCKTTLVVGIDIAKDKHHAFFGDANGRTLWKKLIFYNTIEDFKKLQSMADSLMVKHTLKECVYGVEPTASYHKPLAEYLIRNNEQVVYVSNVAVAKNRTLLDGRWDKNNTKDAANIADLVSQGRCQFYDPGEDEIRELRSLLAYRAKLKKQEHGLRMRIRNNLLAQYFPELDKQMPQGGQDGLILDLIANDFDPARIAAMSFEGFRRGYQMQKRSMAQERLLEAIWQASQLSVGCALPESAAWEGRALVEQLCQVRQIKRDLEKRLKDVAQTFPAYACLLTIPGFGPIVSAMTLAAIGDANRFTSRKQVLRLAGLDLSASRSGKKSDSAIPVISKQGKAGLRYALVQAAQIASYKDATIRSYFTGLLKGREMERGIKLKMRVKLAAKMLIIAWTLMKRNQAFDSDCFTRT from the coding sequence ATGACGCAAGCACAAGATAGGGTGCAACAGTTCAGGCGGTTGCGCGAATCCATTCGCGGCTGCAAAACGACGCTGGTGGTCGGGATTGATATTGCCAAAGATAAACATCATGCTTTCTTCGGCGATGCAAACGGCAGGACGCTTTGGAAGAAATTGATCTTTTACAATACCATCGAAGACTTTAAAAAGCTTCAGTCCATGGCGGATAGCCTGATGGTGAAGCATACGTTGAAAGAATGCGTCTATGGTGTCGAACCGACAGCTTCTTATCACAAACCACTGGCTGAATATTTGATTCGCAACAACGAGCAGGTTGTTTATGTCTCCAATGTTGCCGTAGCCAAAAACAGAACGTTGCTGGATGGCCGCTGGGACAAAAACAACACCAAGGATGCCGCGAATATTGCTGATCTGGTTAGTCAGGGGCGCTGTCAATTTTATGATCCCGGCGAGGATGAGATCCGTGAATTGCGCAGCTTGCTCGCCTATCGGGCCAAGTTGAAAAAGCAGGAACACGGCTTGCGAATGCGCATCCGCAACAATTTGCTGGCGCAGTATTTCCCGGAATTGGACAAGCAGATGCCCCAAGGCGGGCAAGATGGTCTCATTCTCGATCTCATTGCCAACGATTTCGACCCGGCACGTATTGCCGCGATGTCCTTTGAAGGTTTTCGCCGAGGCTACCAGATGCAAAAACGCTCCATGGCTCAAGAACGCCTGTTAGAGGCCATCTGGCAGGCCAGTCAGCTTTCCGTCGGCTGCGCCTTGCCCGAGTCGGCAGCCTGGGAGGGACGCGCACTGGTCGAGCAGCTCTGTCAGGTGCGCCAGATCAAGCGTGACTTGGAAAAACGACTCAAGGACGTTGCGCAAACGTTCCCGGCCTACGCCTGTCTGCTGACAATCCCCGGCTTTGGTCCAATCGTCTCGGCCATGACCCTGGCGGCTATTGGCGATGCCAATCGTTTTACCAGCCGCAAGCAGGTCCTGCGCTTGGCGGGACTGGATCTCAGCGCCTCGCGAAGCGGCAAGAAGAGCGACAGCGCGATACCGGTCATCTCCAAACAAGGCAAAGCCGGATTGCGCTATGCCTTGGTGCAGGCGGCACAAATTGCCAGCTACAAAGATGCAACCATCCGCAGCTACTTTACCGGCCTGCTCAAAGGACGGGAAATGGAACGCGGCATCAAGTTAAAGATGCGGGTCAAGCTGGCGGCCAAAATGCTGATTATTGCCTGGACCCTGATGAAACGGAACCAGGCATTTGATTCTGACTGCTTCACAAGGACGTAA
- a CDS encoding RHS repeat-associated core domain-containing protein translates to MFFYGPKLSQRRFSFEEYSLIGKVAVNSSAQEENYYYHTDQVGTVLAISNAAGQKVWEAGYKPFGEEYSVVASEENAKRFVGKEKDIETGLNYFGARYLFSGIGRFLSPDAVRAVDVQSGQINAALLANPYRYVDPDGRSPKDRSLFSGVGMGGSQGLPSYAGMDRAGNLRPIARPSRPVGKVPTGAQGLKPVINPQGKQTGIAFTDGRGGANKQVDTIRIMNSTPPRGKSPGYPDGYIKYQNKAGQGVDPYTGKTLPNSQSHYPID, encoded by the coding sequence TTGTTTTTTTACGGACCTAAGCTGAGCCAAAGACGGTTTTCCTTCGAGGAATATAGTCTGATCGGCAAAGTTGCCGTAAACTCCAGCGCACAAGAAGAGAACTACTATTATCATACCGACCAAGTCGGAACCGTCCTTGCCATAAGTAACGCCGCCGGGCAAAAAGTCTGGGAGGCGGGCTATAAACCGTTTGGCGAGGAATACAGCGTTGTCGCCAGCGAAGAAAACGCCAAGCGGTTTGTCGGCAAAGAAAAGGATATCGAGACCGGTCTGAACTACTTCGGCGCTCGTTACCTGTTTTCCGGAATCGGTCGCTTTTTGTCCCCGGATGCGGTCAGAGCGGTGGATGTGCAAAGCGGCCAGATCAATGCGGCACTACTCGCCAATCCGTACCGGTATGTGGACCCGGATGGACGTAGCCCCAAAGATCGCAGCCTTTTTAGTGGTGTAGGAATGGGCGGATCTCAAGGCCTTCCTAGTTATGCAGGCATGGATAGGGCAGGGAATTTACGACCAATAGCGAGACCTTCAAGACCTGTAGGTAAAGTACCTACCGGTGCCCAAGGTTTGAAACCTGTTATAAACCCCCAAGGCAAGCAAACAGGTATAGCGTTTACAGACGGAAGAGGTGGCGCTAATAAGCAAGTAGATACGATTAGGATCATGAATTCTACACCACCAAGAGGGAAGAGCCCTGGTTACCCAGATGGCTATATAAAATATCAAAATAAAGCGGGACAAGGCGTAGATCCTTACACTGGGAAAACACTCCCAAACAGTCAGAGCCATTATCCAATAGATTAG